The Paraburkholderia sp. ZP32-5 genome includes a window with the following:
- a CDS encoding SDR family oxidoreductase, with the protein MTRFQNTSVLVTGGSSGIGFAAAQAFAREGARVIITGRDADALETAKAALGANAIAIRNEAGSLAAARDLAAALGAQGVRLDAVFINAGIAKLAPFTDIDEALWDATFDTNVKGPYFQIQALLPLLNRGASIILNGSINAHIGMPASSVYAASKAALISFAKTLSAELLPQGVRVNVVSPGPVHTPLYGKLGFDSATLDATAAQIMSQVPLGRFGKPEEIAATVLHLAAPESAFIVGTEIIADGGMSQL; encoded by the coding sequence ATGACCCGCTTCCAAAACACTTCGGTTCTCGTCACCGGCGGCAGCAGCGGCATCGGCTTCGCCGCGGCGCAAGCTTTTGCACGCGAAGGCGCGCGCGTGATCATCACCGGCCGCGACGCCGATGCGCTCGAGACTGCCAAGGCCGCGCTCGGCGCCAACGCGATCGCGATCCGCAACGAAGCGGGCTCGCTCGCCGCGGCACGCGACCTGGCTGCCGCGCTGGGCGCGCAAGGCGTGCGGCTCGATGCGGTGTTCATCAACGCGGGCATCGCGAAGCTCGCGCCGTTCACCGACATCGACGAAGCACTATGGGACGCAACCTTCGACACCAACGTCAAAGGCCCGTACTTCCAGATTCAGGCGTTGCTGCCACTGTTGAACCGCGGTGCGTCGATCATCCTGAACGGCTCGATCAATGCGCACATCGGCATGCCGGCGTCGTCGGTGTATGCGGCGAGCAAGGCGGCGCTGATTTCGTTCGCGAAGACGCTGTCGGCGGAATTGCTGCCGCAAGGCGTGCGGGTCAATGTCGTGAGCCCCGGCCCGGTGCATACGCCGCTTTACGGCAAGCTCGGATTCGACAGCGCCACGCTCGACGCGACCGCCGCGCAGATCATGAGCCAGGTGCCGCTCGGCCGCTTCGGCAAGCCGGAGGAAATCGCCGCGACCGTGCTGCATCTGGCCGCGCCGGAATCGGCGTTTATCGTCGGCACGGAGATCATCGCCGACGGCGGAATGAGCCAGCTGTAA
- a CDS encoding ArsR family transcriptional regulator: MDDDDIDPQLAAILAQLWRAHRETPQRTWSLAKLSKQSAVPMSSLRRQLAALTGAGLVSTALNEDGTGSASLTELGTGLCAELFGDEEGGEAGSEAGNDEANDEANDSNADTTPPPRLH, encoded by the coding sequence ATGGATGACGACGATATCGACCCGCAGCTCGCCGCGATACTTGCGCAACTGTGGCGCGCGCATCGCGAAACGCCGCAGCGCACGTGGTCGCTGGCGAAGCTGTCGAAGCAGTCGGCCGTGCCGATGAGCAGCTTGCGGCGGCAACTGGCGGCGCTGACGGGCGCCGGTCTCGTGAGCACCGCGCTCAACGAAGACGGCACCGGCAGCGCCAGCCTGACCGAACTGGGCACAGGACTCTGCGCGGAACTGTTCGGTGACGAAGAGGGCGGTGAGGCGGGTAGTGAAGCGGGCAACGACGAAGCCAACGACGAAGCCAACGACAGCAACGCTGACACCACACCCCCGCCGCGCCTGCACTGA
- a CDS encoding putative bifunctional diguanylate cyclase/phosphodiesterase has protein sequence MSCEATSDGTTGAGPESARYRPERAEEVLASERSVLRLITRNTPLPELLAEVCRRAEALLGEGASCSILLLDPDGRHVRIGSAPSLPPAFSAAISGQEIGPRSGSCGTAMYERRLVIVDDIDTDPLWDDFRHLALPYGLRACWSVPFENDAGIVLGAFAVYYRTVRRPNPEEEAMLRDIGSSVGLAVHQDAMAQRLARSEERHRLVVDHLSEGIVVQSRTGVVLACNPSAQRMLRTTSKIIGRSIETVITRAFNEDGSLVDDARLPIVQVFTSGKPVLGVTIGIELVGGDIVWITENVVPIMRPGEAKPDSVLISFSDIGPVREAQRQLKYLATRDSLTGLYNRAYLTERMRDLFQPRDVDDGTSGLASVAVLFVDLDGFKKVNDTAGHEAGDALLCSVAERLSACVGRNDTLARVGGDEFVIVVNAYQHTGELIGLAHRILDMMAVPFAVAGNEYYLGASIGISLFPEDGQDVATLMRNADSAMYHAKQRGRNNFQFFTAELNQHLQRRFTIEQSLRRALASDELSLVYQPIVDSQNGRTIGAEALLRWYNGELGNVSPGEFIPVAEDAGLIVEIGDWVLEHACEQVAQWRRTLAPHLIVAVNLSPRQFNDKLLERIERCLAQSGLEPAALELEITERLLMSDSDTVLPILSALSAMGVRISVDDFGTGYSSLSYLKRFPLHNLKIDRSFVAGLPDHRDSIAITQAVVAMAHSLGMNVTAEGVETAEQAAFLRAIDCDKQQGYLYSRPVGASAYARSLYDAQMIGMAKAS, from the coding sequence ATGAGTTGCGAAGCGACATCAGATGGCACAACAGGGGCCGGGCCTGAGAGCGCCCGCTACCGGCCGGAACGGGCCGAGGAAGTACTCGCGTCGGAGCGCAGCGTGTTGCGGCTGATCACTCGCAATACGCCGCTGCCGGAACTGCTGGCCGAGGTATGCCGCCGCGCCGAGGCGCTGCTCGGCGAAGGCGCGTCCTGTTCGATCCTGCTGCTCGATCCCGATGGCCGGCACGTGCGGATCGGCAGCGCGCCGTCGCTGCCGCCCGCGTTCAGCGCGGCGATCAGCGGCCAGGAGATCGGTCCGCGCAGCGGCTCGTGCGGCACCGCGATGTACGAGCGGCGTCTCGTGATCGTCGATGACATCGACACCGATCCTCTGTGGGACGACTTCCGGCATCTGGCGTTGCCGTATGGCCTGCGCGCGTGCTGGTCGGTGCCGTTCGAAAACGACGCCGGCATCGTGCTCGGCGCGTTCGCCGTCTATTACCGCACGGTGCGCCGTCCCAACCCCGAAGAAGAAGCGATGCTGCGCGATATCGGCAGCAGCGTCGGTCTCGCCGTGCATCAGGACGCGATGGCGCAGCGTCTCGCGCGCAGCGAGGAGCGCCATCGGCTGGTGGTCGATCATCTGAGCGAGGGCATCGTCGTGCAGTCGCGCACCGGCGTGGTGCTCGCCTGCAATCCGAGCGCGCAGCGCATGCTGCGCACCACCTCGAAGATCATCGGCCGCAGCATCGAAACGGTGATCACGCGCGCGTTCAACGAAGACGGCTCGCTGGTCGACGACGCTCGCCTGCCGATCGTGCAGGTGTTCACGAGCGGCAAGCCGGTGCTCGGCGTGACGATCGGCATCGAGCTGGTCGGCGGGGATATCGTGTGGATCACCGAGAACGTCGTGCCGATCATGCGGCCCGGCGAGGCCAAACCCGACTCGGTGCTAATTTCGTTTTCCGATATCGGCCCGGTACGCGAGGCGCAGCGCCAGCTCAAATATCTGGCGACGCGCGATTCGCTGACCGGTCTGTACAACCGCGCCTATCTGACCGAACGGATGCGCGACCTGTTCCAGCCGCGCGACGTGGATGACGGCACGAGCGGCCTCGCGAGCGTCGCCGTGCTGTTCGTCGATCTCGACGGCTTCAAGAAGGTCAACGATACGGCCGGGCACGAAGCCGGCGATGCGTTGCTGTGCAGCGTCGCCGAGCGTCTGTCGGCCTGCGTCGGGCGCAACGACACGCTCGCGCGCGTCGGCGGCGACGAGTTCGTGATCGTCGTCAACGCGTACCAGCACACCGGCGAGCTGATCGGCCTCGCGCACCGCATCCTCGACATGATGGCGGTGCCGTTCGCGGTGGCCGGCAACGAGTACTACCTGGGCGCGTCGATCGGCATTAGCCTGTTCCCCGAAGACGGCCAGGACGTCGCGACGCTGATGCGCAACGCCGATTCGGCGATGTATCACGCGAAGCAGCGCGGCCGTAACAACTTCCAGTTTTTCACCGCCGAGCTGAACCAGCATCTGCAGCGCCGCTTCACGATCGAACAGTCGCTGCGGCGCGCGCTCGCCAGCGACGAGTTGAGCCTCGTGTACCAGCCGATCGTCGATAGCCAGAACGGCCGCACGATCGGCGCCGAGGCGCTTTTGCGCTGGTACAACGGCGAACTCGGCAACGTGTCGCCGGGCGAATTCATTCCGGTCGCGGAGGACGCGGGGCTGATCGTCGAAATCGGCGATTGGGTGCTCGAACACGCGTGCGAGCAGGTCGCGCAATGGCGGCGCACGCTCGCGCCGCATCTGATCGTCGCGGTGAACCTGTCGCCGCGGCAGTTCAACGACAAGCTGCTCGAGCGCATCGAGCGCTGTCTCGCGCAGTCGGGGCTCGAGCCGGCCGCGCTCGAACTCGAAATCACCGAGCGGCTGCTGATGAGCGACAGCGACACCGTGCTGCCGATCCTGAGCGCGCTGAGCGCGATGGGCGTGCGCATTTCCGTCGACGATTTCGGCACCGGCTATTCGTCGCTGTCGTATCTGAAGCGCTTTCCGCTGCACAACCTGAAGATCGACCGTTCGTTCGTCGCAGGCCTGCCCGATCATCGCGATTCGATCGCGATCACGCAGGCGGTCGTCGCGATGGCGCACTCACTCGGCATGAACGTGACCGCCGAAGGCGTCGAGACCGCCGAGCAGGCGGCGTTTCTGCGCGCGATCGATTGCGACAAGCAGCAGGGTTATCTGTACAGCCGGCCGGTCGGCGCGAGCGCGTATGCACGCAGCCTGTACGACGCGCAGATGATCGGCATGGCGAAGGCGTCCTGA
- a CDS encoding TMEM175 family protein produces MGKGRVEAFSDGVIAIIITIMVLELKVPEGHDLASLRPVAPVFCAYVLSFIYVGIYWNNHHHTFHAVQKVNGRVLWANLHLLFWLSLLPAVTHWAGENHLAAWPTAMYGVVLLMSAVAYFILIHALIREHGRESTIAKAVGNDFKGKVSVVIYLAGIGIAFVAPWVSAALYALAAVWWFVPDRRIEHVMEG; encoded by the coding sequence ATGGGCAAGGGACGCGTCGAGGCCTTCAGCGATGGCGTGATCGCCATCATCATCACGATCATGGTGCTCGAGCTGAAGGTGCCCGAAGGCCACGATCTCGCGTCGTTGCGTCCGGTGGCGCCGGTGTTCTGCGCGTACGTGCTGAGCTTTATCTACGTCGGCATCTACTGGAACAATCACCATCACACGTTCCATGCGGTGCAGAAAGTCAACGGCCGGGTGCTGTGGGCGAACCTGCATCTGCTGTTCTGGCTGTCGCTGCTGCCGGCCGTCACGCACTGGGCCGGCGAAAATCATCTGGCCGCGTGGCCGACCGCGATGTACGGCGTCGTGCTGTTGATGTCGGCGGTCGCGTATTTCATCCTGATCCACGCGCTGATTCGCGAGCACGGCAGGGAGTCGACGATCGCCAAAGCAGTCGGTAACGACTTCAAGGGCAAGGTGTCCGTCGTCATCTATCTGGCCGGTATCGGCATTGCGTTCGTTGCGCCGTGGGTGTCGGCCGCGCTCTACGCGCTCGCCGCCGTGTGGTGGTTCGTGCCAGATCGGCGCATCGAACATGTGATGGAAGGCTGA
- a CDS encoding FdhF/YdeP family oxidoreductase — MKKNEVRAEPRIEPYKHPAAGWGALKYVAVNLLKEKVAGGNYRTLLKQNQPDGFDCPGCAWPDREHASTFEFCENGVKAVAAEATSKRVTPAFFEQHSVAELMTQSDFELEQHGRLTDPLVYDAARDRYVPIGWDDAFELIAEHLKRLDDPDRAAFYTSGRASNEAAFLYQLFVRMYGTNNFPDCSNMCHEATSRGLPHTVGIGKGTVTLDDFEHADTLLIFGQNPATNHPRMLGELRECAKRGATIVSINPLKERGLERFASPQHPVEMLTMGSTKISSVFIRPKVGGDFALIKGVAKRVLELDDEALASGLERVLDVEFIAEHTVGFDAFADDLRAERWDTIVAEAGVTFDDVLQLADIYVRGRAVISTWGMGLTQHKNSVATVQLLSNLMMMRGNIGRRGAGLCPVRGHSNVQGDRTVGIEERPTQAFLDKLGAAYDFEPPREHGLDVVNTIQAMLDGKVKVFIGLGGNFSIATPDTPRTWDAMRACDLTVHVTTKLNRSHLVHGRDALILPTLGRTEIDLQNGVAQGVSVEDSMSMVHISYGMNTPASTNLLSEIAIVARMAHATLGSGKVDWLAHAADYALIRDGIAKVIDGFADYNERLKKPGGFHLGVASRDRVWKTPSGKAQFIAHAIALDTPIHQAKKQYGERLMTLMTTRSHDQYNTTIYGLDDRYRGVYGQRRVLFANPDDLAMLGFAAGQRVDITSVWADGIQRRVDGFLLVEYDIPRGCLGAYYPETNPLVPLSSVADGAGTPTSKSIPVLLTASVVEAVEAVAA; from the coding sequence ATGAAGAAGAACGAAGTCCGCGCCGAACCGCGCATCGAACCGTACAAGCACCCGGCCGCCGGCTGGGGCGCGCTCAAATACGTCGCCGTCAACCTGCTGAAGGAAAAGGTCGCGGGCGGCAACTACCGCACGCTGCTCAAACAGAACCAGCCCGACGGCTTCGACTGCCCCGGCTGCGCGTGGCCGGATCGCGAGCACGCGTCGACGTTCGAATTCTGCGAAAACGGCGTCAAGGCGGTGGCCGCCGAGGCGACCAGCAAGCGCGTGACGCCCGCGTTCTTCGAGCAGCACAGCGTCGCCGAATTGATGACGCAATCCGACTTCGAACTCGAGCAGCACGGCCGCCTGACCGATCCGCTCGTCTACGACGCCGCGCGCGACCGCTACGTGCCGATCGGCTGGGACGACGCGTTCGAGCTGATCGCGGAGCATCTGAAACGTCTCGACGATCCGGATCGCGCCGCGTTCTACACGTCGGGCCGCGCGAGCAACGAAGCCGCGTTCCTGTACCAGTTGTTCGTGCGCATGTACGGCACCAACAATTTCCCTGACTGTTCGAACATGTGCCACGAGGCGACCAGCCGCGGTCTGCCGCATACGGTCGGCATCGGCAAGGGCACGGTCACGCTCGACGACTTCGAACACGCGGACACGCTGCTGATCTTCGGCCAGAACCCGGCCACCAACCATCCGCGCATGCTCGGCGAGTTGCGCGAATGCGCGAAGCGCGGCGCGACGATCGTCTCGATCAATCCGCTGAAAGAACGCGGGCTCGAGCGCTTCGCGAGCCCGCAGCACCCGGTCGAAATGCTGACGATGGGCAGCACAAAAATCAGTTCGGTGTTCATTCGCCCGAAAGTCGGCGGCGATTTCGCGCTGATCAAGGGCGTCGCCAAGCGCGTGCTCGAACTCGACGACGAAGCGCTTGCATCGGGTCTCGAACGTGTGCTCGACGTCGAGTTCATCGCCGAGCATACGGTCGGCTTCGACGCGTTTGCCGACGATCTGCGCGCCGAGCGCTGGGACACGATCGTCGCCGAAGCGGGCGTGACCTTCGACGACGTGCTGCAACTCGCCGACATCTACGTGCGTGGCCGCGCGGTGATCTCGACGTGGGGCATGGGTCTGACGCAGCACAAAAACTCGGTGGCAACCGTGCAGCTGCTGTCGAACCTGATGATGATGCGCGGCAATATCGGCCGGCGCGGCGCGGGGCTGTGCCCGGTGCGCGGCCACTCGAACGTGCAGGGCGACCGCACGGTCGGCATCGAGGAAAGGCCGACTCAGGCGTTTCTCGACAAGCTCGGCGCGGCCTACGATTTCGAACCGCCGCGCGAACACGGGCTCGATGTCGTCAACACGATTCAGGCGATGCTCGACGGCAAGGTCAAGGTGTTCATCGGCCTCGGCGGCAACTTCTCGATCGCGACGCCGGACACACCGCGCACGTGGGACGCGATGCGCGCGTGCGACCTGACCGTGCACGTGACGACGAAGCTCAATCGCAGCCACCTCGTGCACGGCCGCGACGCGCTGATCCTGCCGACGCTCGGCCGCACCGAGATCGATCTGCAGAACGGCGTCGCGCAAGGCGTCAGCGTCGAGGACTCGATGAGCATGGTGCACATCTCGTACGGGATGAACACACCGGCGTCGACCAATCTGCTGTCGGAAATCGCGATCGTCGCGCGCATGGCGCACGCAACGCTCGGCAGCGGCAAGGTCGACTGGCTCGCGCACGCGGCCGACTATGCGCTGATTCGCGACGGCATCGCGAAGGTGATCGACGGTTTCGCGGACTACAACGAACGGTTGAAGAAGCCGGGCGGCTTTCACCTTGGCGTCGCGTCGCGCGATCGCGTGTGGAAAACGCCGAGCGGCAAGGCACAGTTCATCGCGCACGCGATCGCGCTCGATACGCCGATTCATCAGGCGAAGAAGCAATACGGCGAACGGCTGATGACGCTGATGACCACGCGCTCGCACGACCAGTACAACACGACGATTTACGGGCTCGACGATCGCTATCGCGGCGTATATGGGCAGCGGCGTGTGCTGTTCGCCAATCCGGACGACCTCGCGATGCTCGGTTTCGCGGCCGGTCAGCGCGTCGATATCACGAGCGTGTGGGCCGATGGCATCCAGCGTCGCGTGGATGGCTTTCTGCTGGTCGAATACGACATTCCGCGCGGCTGCCTCGGTGCGTACTATCCGGAGACGAATCCGCTAGTGCCGCTTTCGTCGGTGGCGGACGGCGCGGGTACGCCGACGTCGAAGTCGATTCCGGTGCTGTTGACGGCATCGGTAGTGGAGGCTGTGGAAGCAGTGGCCGCCTGA
- a CDS encoding cupin domain-containing protein has product MTRSMKSGYTSGNLFAPVAALDAQSPSAAGEHVDTFVEQGGVTIERIVSTGQASPPGFWYDSPRAEWVVLLSGAAALEFEGEAELHPMKPGDHVLIDAHRRHRVAWTSETEPSVWLAVYYPGGEV; this is encoded by the coding sequence ATGACACGATCGATGAAATCCGGCTATACGAGCGGCAATCTGTTTGCGCCCGTGGCGGCGTTGGACGCGCAGTCGCCATCGGCGGCCGGCGAGCACGTCGACACGTTCGTCGAGCAGGGCGGCGTGACGATCGAGCGGATCGTTTCGACCGGGCAGGCGAGTCCGCCTGGCTTCTGGTACGACAGTCCGCGCGCCGAGTGGGTCGTGCTGCTGAGCGGCGCGGCGGCGCTCGAATTCGAGGGCGAGGCCGAACTGCATCCGATGAAGCCAGGTGACCACGTGCTGATCGATGCGCATCGTCGGCATCGCGTTGCGTGGACGAGCGAGACGGAGCCGAGTGTGTGGCTCGCTGTGTATTACCCTGGTGGTGAGGTTTAG
- a CDS encoding SH3 domain-containing protein: protein MKQQSMVGLWLAAGLLVLPAVASAQSQAYTTSGVNVRAGPASDYPVVAQLPAGVPLTVMGCLGDFQWCDVAAPNLRGWVYASRLSSPYQGGYVPLNYGATIGLPILAFSIGDYWGNYYRGRPWYSQQSRWSHHRPPPPPRPGAGHPPPGWRPSPGRPGGPPPGHGGGRPPGGSQPGHGGGRPPGGSQPGHGGGRPPGGQPPGNAGGRPPGGQPPGNAGGRPPGGSQGGGGGRPPGGGGGGGSQHGGGGNRPSGGSHGGGQGGGGGRPPGGGGN, encoded by the coding sequence ATGAAACAACAAAGCATGGTGGGTCTTTGGCTGGCCGCCGGATTGTTGGTGCTGCCCGCTGTGGCTAGCGCCCAGTCGCAGGCCTATACGACGAGCGGCGTCAACGTGCGCGCGGGTCCCGCATCCGACTATCCGGTCGTCGCGCAATTGCCGGCCGGCGTCCCGCTGACGGTGATGGGCTGCCTCGGCGACTTCCAGTGGTGCGATGTCGCCGCGCCGAATCTGCGCGGCTGGGTGTATGCATCTCGGCTGAGTTCGCCGTATCAGGGCGGCTACGTGCCGCTGAACTACGGCGCGACGATCGGTCTGCCGATTCTCGCGTTTTCGATCGGCGATTACTGGGGCAACTACTATCGCGGCCGCCCCTGGTACAGCCAGCAGTCACGCTGGTCGCACCATCGGCCGCCTCCGCCGCCGCGCCCGGGGGCCGGACATCCGCCGCCGGGCTGGCGGCCGTCACCCGGTCGTCCGGGCGGACCGCCGCCGGGGCACGGCGGTGGCCGGCCGCCGGGTGGCTCGCAGCCGGGGCATGGGGGAGGCCGCCCGCCGGGTGGGTCACAGCCGGGGCATGGAGGAGGCCGTCCGCCGGGCGGACAGCCGCCGGGTAATGCGGGAGGCCGGCCGCCAGGCGGGCAGCCACCGGGTAATGCGGGCGGTCGTCCTCCCGGCGGTTCGCAAGGCGGTGGAGGCGGTCGTCCTCCGGGCGGCGGCGGTGGTGGCGGCTCCCAGCACGGCGGAGGCGGTAACCGTCCTTCCGGCGGTTCGCACGGCGGCGGCCAGGGTGGCGGTGGCGGACGCCCCCCCGGTGGCGGCGGCAACTGA
- a CDS encoding FAD-containing oxidoreductase: MPQHFDAVVIGTGQGGSPLAVRLAESGRKTAVIERRDFGGTCVNVGCTPTKSYVASARAAHVARHAAEFGVQVGSVSVDLAAVKARKDRIIGQSRSGVEKWLRGTQNITVFNGHARFIGPHTLAVSSVDGQLLNEISADEIFINTGTRAVVPPLDGLQRIAYYTNSTLLELTQLPGHLVIVGGSYIALEFAQIFRRFGSRVSVLVRGDRVLNREDADFSESVRKVLAREGIEFHFGVQPTRVEPHPHRANDVCIGFEQNIPAMEASHLLFATGRRPNTDDLGLDAAGIEVDRNGMIPVDGQLRTSVPGVWAIGDVNGRGAFTHTSYDDYQIVAANLLDGASRSVDTRIMTYAVFVDPPLARVGMSEEEVRASGRDALIATMPMSRVGRARERGETDGFMKALVDAHSKQILGAAIHGVEGDEAIHTFVDIMTAGAPYPTLQYAMHVHPTISELVPTLLDGLKPME, from the coding sequence ATGCCACAGCACTTCGACGCAGTCGTGATCGGTACCGGACAAGGCGGTTCGCCGCTTGCGGTGCGCCTCGCCGAGAGCGGCCGCAAAACGGCGGTGATCGAACGCAGAGACTTCGGCGGGACCTGCGTGAACGTCGGCTGTACACCGACCAAATCGTATGTGGCGAGTGCCCGCGCGGCGCACGTCGCGCGTCATGCGGCCGAGTTCGGCGTGCAGGTCGGCTCGGTCAGCGTCGATCTCGCGGCGGTCAAGGCACGCAAGGACCGGATCATCGGACAGTCGCGCAGCGGCGTCGAAAAATGGCTGCGCGGTACGCAGAACATCACGGTCTTCAATGGCCACGCGCGTTTCATCGGCCCGCATACGCTCGCCGTGAGCAGCGTCGACGGGCAGTTGCTGAACGAAATCAGCGCCGACGAAATCTTCATCAACACCGGCACGCGCGCGGTCGTGCCGCCGCTCGACGGACTTCAGCGGATTGCTTACTACACGAACTCCACGCTGCTCGAACTGACGCAATTGCCGGGTCATCTGGTGATCGTCGGCGGCAGTTATATCGCGCTCGAATTCGCGCAGATATTCCGCCGCTTCGGCAGCCGCGTGAGCGTGCTGGTACGCGGCGATCGTGTGCTCAATCGCGAGGATGCCGATTTCTCGGAGTCGGTGCGCAAGGTGCTCGCGCGCGAAGGCATCGAGTTCCACTTCGGCGTGCAACCGACGCGGGTCGAGCCGCATCCACATCGCGCGAACGACGTGTGCATCGGCTTCGAACAGAACATCCCGGCGATGGAAGCATCGCATCTGCTGTTCGCGACCGGCCGCAGGCCGAATACCGACGATCTCGGTCTCGACGCCGCCGGCATCGAGGTCGACCGGAACGGCATGATCCCCGTCGACGGCCAGTTGCGCACCAGCGTGCCGGGCGTGTGGGCGATCGGCGACGTCAACGGGCGCGGTGCATTCACGCATACGTCCTATGACGACTACCAGATCGTCGCGGCCAATCTGCTCGATGGCGCGAGCCGCAGCGTCGACACGCGGATCATGACGTACGCGGTGTTCGTCGATCCACCACTTGCGCGCGTCGGCATGTCGGAGGAGGAGGTGCGCGCGAGCGGGCGCGACGCGCTGATCGCGACGATGCCGATGTCGCGCGTGGGCCGCGCGCGCGAGCGCGGCGAAACCGACGGCTTTATGAAGGCGCTGGTCGACGCGCACAGCAAGCAGATTCTCGGCGCGGCGATTCACGGCGTCGAAGGTGATGAAGCGATCCATACGTTTGTCGACATCATGACGGCCGGCGCGCCGTATCCGACTTTGCAATACGCGATGCACGTGCATCCGACGATCAGCGAACTCGTGCCGACGCTGCTCGATGGGCTCAAGCCGATGGAATGA
- a CDS encoding aminotransferase-like domain-containing protein: MKLYEKLADEITEAVRRGVFAAGERIASVRQASQQHGVSIKTVLHAYALLESRGIVETRPQSGYFVRDAAAKALAPAAPQSAHKSARKSAPPPPVPATVDVSRLVLSTLRSIRAHDAVPFGSPYPDPSLFPWRRINQYANAIARRHASWNLIDDLPPGNPELIRQIARRYAENGLPVDPGEIVITLGATEAINLSLQAVAKPGDTVAVESPTYYAMLHAIERLGMRAIEVATHPVDGIDIDALAKVIERQKIAACMVMPNFQNPLGFQMSDERKRQLVELLAAHDIPAIENDVYQELYFGDTRPSTLKTFDTKGLVLHCASFSKSLTASYRIGWALPGRYRAQLEKLKFLNTLTTPSVPQVALADYLRQDGYDRHLRHVRKVYRQQARIMSALVLRFFPVGTRVSTPQGGYVLWVELPARIDSMRLYQAALARGITVGPGTMFSARDAFRHFIRLNYSYPWTAQAEAALKTLGELATEMA, encoded by the coding sequence GTGAAGCTCTACGAAAAGCTCGCCGACGAAATCACCGAAGCCGTGCGCCGCGGCGTGTTCGCGGCCGGCGAGCGGATCGCGTCGGTGCGTCAGGCGAGCCAGCAGCACGGCGTCAGCATCAAGACGGTGCTGCACGCGTACGCGCTGCTGGAGAGCCGCGGCATCGTCGAGACGCGGCCGCAGTCGGGCTACTTCGTGCGCGACGCGGCCGCGAAGGCGCTTGCGCCCGCCGCGCCGCAGTCCGCACACAAGTCAGCGCGCAAGTCCGCGCCACCGCCACCGGTGCCCGCGACGGTCGACGTGAGCCGGCTCGTGCTGTCGACGCTGCGTAGCATCCGCGCGCACGACGCGGTGCCGTTCGGCTCACCGTATCCCGATCCGTCGCTGTTCCCGTGGCGGCGCATCAACCAGTACGCGAACGCGATCGCGCGCCGTCACGCGAGCTGGAACCTGATCGACGATCTGCCGCCGGGCAACCCCGAACTGATCCGCCAGATCGCGCGGCGCTACGCGGAAAACGGACTGCCGGTCGATCCGGGCGAGATCGTCATCACGCTCGGCGCGACCGAGGCGATCAATCTGAGCCTGCAGGCGGTCGCGAAGCCGGGCGATACGGTCGCCGTCGAATCGCCGACCTACTACGCGATGCTGCACGCGATCGAGCGGCTCGGCATGCGCGCGATCGAAGTCGCGACCCATCCGGTCGACGGCATCGACATCGATGCACTCGCGAAGGTGATCGAGCGGCAGAAGATCGCCGCGTGCATGGTGATGCCGAATTTCCAGAATCCGCTCGGCTTCCAGATGTCCGACGAGCGCAAGCGGCAACTGGTCGAACTGCTCGCCGCGCACGACATTCCGGCGATCGAAAACGACGTGTACCAGGAGCTGTATTTCGGCGACACACGCCCGTCGACGCTGAAGACCTTCGATACGAAAGGGCTCGTGCTGCATTGCGCGTCGTTTTCGAAGAGCCTGACTGCGTCGTACCGGATCGGCTGGGCGCTGCCAGGGCGTTATCGCGCGCAGCTCGAAAAGCTGAAGTTCCTGAATACGCTGACGACGCCCTCGGTGCCGCAGGTCGCGCTCGCCGATTATCTGCGCCAGGACGGCTACGACCGTCATCTGCGGCATGTGCGCAAGGTGTACCGGCAGCAGGCGCGCATCATGAGCGCGCTGGTGCTGCGCTTTTTTCCGGTCGGCACGCGCGTGTCGACGCCGCAAGGCGGCTACGTGCTGTGGGTCGAACTGCCGGCGCGGATCGATTCGATGCGGCTCTATCAGGCCGCACTGGCGCGCGGCATCACCGTGGGGCCGGGCACGATGTTTTCGGCACGCGATGCGTTTCGCCACTTCATCCGGCTCAACTACAGCTATCCGTGGACCGCGCAAGCGGAGGCGGCGCTGAAAACGCTAGGCGAGTTGGCGACGGAGATGGCGTGA